A stretch of the Streptomyces sp. NBC_00654 genome encodes the following:
- a CDS encoding GNAT family N-acetyltransferase translates to MDLYSLRAGAEPGPDAAVNAADLAARAAGVQVREVAEIGELEAVNRLYDTIWRPDPASPPVPLDFLRALAKAGNYVTGAFDGPRLVGACVGFFGPPASEAMHSHIAGVSAAAHGRSVGFALKLHQRAWAMTRGVSEIAWTFDPLVSRNAYFNLAKLAAGATEYLTNFYGGMHDGINGYDDTDRLLVRWSLHTPEVAAAGAGTVRPCDAESERRRGAVVVLACSDDGLPVPGVPDGDTLLVAVPPDITSLRAAEPEHGRAWRTALREVLTAAMADGLHIAGFDKSGWYVLKRDTTEGQHA, encoded by the coding sequence GTGGACTTGTACAGTCTCCGCGCCGGTGCGGAGCCGGGCCCTGACGCCGCGGTGAACGCCGCAGACCTGGCGGCGCGCGCGGCGGGCGTTCAGGTGCGCGAGGTCGCCGAAATCGGTGAACTCGAAGCGGTGAACAGGCTTTACGACACGATCTGGCGCCCCGACCCGGCGAGCCCGCCGGTGCCGCTCGACTTCCTGCGAGCCCTGGCCAAGGCCGGAAACTACGTCACCGGCGCGTTCGACGGACCCCGGCTGGTGGGCGCGTGTGTCGGCTTCTTCGGCCCACCCGCGTCGGAGGCGATGCACAGCCACATCGCCGGTGTGTCCGCGGCGGCACACGGCCGGAGCGTCGGCTTCGCCCTCAAGCTGCACCAGCGCGCCTGGGCGATGACGCGTGGCGTCTCGGAGATCGCGTGGACCTTCGACCCACTCGTCAGCCGCAACGCGTACTTCAATCTGGCCAAACTCGCCGCCGGGGCCACGGAGTACCTGACCAATTTCTACGGCGGCATGCACGACGGCATCAACGGATACGACGATACCGACCGGCTGCTCGTCCGGTGGTCCTTGCACACGCCCGAAGTGGCGGCCGCCGGCGCCGGAACGGTCCGGCCGTGCGACGCGGAGTCCGAGCGGCGGCGCGGAGCCGTGGTGGTGCTCGCCTGCTCCGACGACGGGTTGCCGGTGCCCGGCGTGCCGGACGGCGACACGCTGCTGGTGGCCGTGCCGCCGGACATCACGTCGCTGCGCGCGGCAGAGCCCGAACACGGCCGGGCGTGGCGCACCGCGCTCCGTGAGGTGCTCACGGCAGCGATGGCGGATGGCCTCCACATCGCCGGATTCGACAAGTCCGGTTGGTACGTCCTCAAGCGCGACACAACAGAAGGGCAGCACGCATGA
- a CDS encoding M20/M25/M40 family metallo-hydrolase: MDLATLVADMTAALPKMLADIEALVTCESPSSDRAALARSADTVARIGAARLGVAPERIVLDGRTHLRWRLGDGPSRVLLLGHHDTVWPIGTLRTHPFTVADGVLRGPGCFDMKAGLVLAMHAAARLPDPSGVTILITADEEIGAPGSRTLIETEATGLAAALVLEAAADGGALKTERKGVSQYEVAVSGRAAHAGLEPERGVNATVETARQVLAVTALAAPDRGTTVTPTLMSAGVTSNTVPASGAFTVDVRVRDVAEQHRIDAAMRALQPMLDGARVEITGGPNCPPLAAEASAALYARAVAVAADLGLPPPIRAAVGGGSDANFTAGVGTPTLDGLGAVGGGAHADDEHVLVAALPASAALVAALVAGLLDEASAGPSPAGRSRPFRTRSRE; the protein is encoded by the coding sequence ATGGACCTCGCGACGCTTGTCGCCGACATGACCGCCGCGCTGCCGAAGATGCTCGCCGACATCGAGGCGCTCGTGACGTGCGAGTCGCCGTCCAGCGATCGGGCCGCGCTCGCCAGAAGCGCGGACACGGTGGCACGGATCGGCGCAGCGCGGCTCGGAGTGGCCCCGGAACGCATCGTCCTGGACGGGCGTACGCACCTGCGCTGGCGCCTCGGCGACGGGCCGTCCCGTGTGCTGCTGCTCGGGCACCACGACACCGTATGGCCGATAGGGACGCTGAGGACTCATCCGTTCACGGTCGCCGACGGCGTGCTGCGCGGCCCGGGCTGCTTCGACATGAAGGCGGGCCTGGTGCTGGCGATGCACGCCGCGGCCCGCCTTCCCGACCCCTCGGGCGTGACGATTCTGATCACCGCCGACGAGGAGATCGGCGCGCCCGGCTCGCGGACGCTCATCGAGACCGAGGCCACCGGCCTGGCCGCGGCTCTGGTGCTGGAAGCGGCAGCCGACGGAGGCGCGCTCAAGACCGAGCGCAAAGGTGTCTCGCAGTACGAGGTGGCCGTCTCGGGCCGGGCCGCCCACGCCGGTCTGGAACCCGAGCGCGGTGTCAACGCCACCGTCGAGACAGCTCGTCAGGTGCTGGCAGTGACCGCGCTCGCCGCCCCGGACCGGGGCACGACGGTCACACCGACGCTGATGTCTGCGGGTGTCACGTCGAACACCGTGCCGGCCTCCGGGGCGTTCACGGTCGATGTGAGGGTCCGCGACGTCGCCGAGCAGCACCGGATCGACGCCGCGATGCGCGCCCTGCAGCCGATGCTGGACGGTGCGCGCGTGGAGATCACGGGCGGCCCGAACTGTCCGCCGCTGGCCGCGGAGGCGTCGGCAGCCCTGTACGCGCGCGCCGTGGCCGTGGCCGCCGACCTGGGACTGCCGCCACCCATCCGTGCTGCGGTGGGTGGCGGCTCGGACGCCAACTTCACCGCCGGCGTCGGCACCCCCACGCTGGACGGGCTCGGCGCGGTGGGCGGCGGTGCCCACGCCGACGACGAGCATGTGCTGGTAGCCGCGTTGCCGGCAAGCGCCGCCCTGGTCGCGGCGCTCGTCGCCGGGTTGCTCGACGAGGCGTCGGCCGGTCCCTCCCCAGCGGGCCGGTCACGACCGTTCCGGACGAGGTCACGAGAATGA
- a CDS encoding serine hydrolase: MTLTKPSRAARRQRIDDLTTFAVPEQPALSPDGNECLYVLRTCDAEADRNVRAVWRVGTRTGRPRQLTHGTADTSPAWSPDGGHIAFLRSRDGAAQIWLLPADGGEARQLTTLPLGAGAPVWSPDGSKIAFVAAVDPLAAGSDGMSPEVRANAPLVADRLTYQEDGAGLLGAVRRHLHVLDLATGRCRQVTEGDWHASHPAWSPDSKRLAFAAAMAPDADLRARMPLYVLDVSGEPAEPEPAGLPDGFAGPILWTPDATALLVVGTAGEPAGHARLLRVPLDGGAPEEPAAALDRNVMPGGPGYPGALPQFGDNGRTILFCARDRGCTHLYAVSAEGGTPRPLVAGAGRNVMGLSVAGDTAVMVLGTPASFGEIVTVDLATGAEAVRTEHGAGLADVELFPREEREFTVSDGTVVQGWLVHDPAVEGARPLLLDIHGGPHNAWNGAANEVELYHQELVARGWAVLLLNPRGSDGYGERYWNAAVGAWGEADAKDLLEPIDDLVAAGIADPARLAVSGYSYGGYLTCYLTSRDDRFAAAVTGGVISDLVSLTGTADDAHVFGLSELGALPWTAPDRYAAMSPLTRVDQVRTPTLILHGTADLGCPVGQAQQWHTALRGRGVPTRLVLYPQASHLFVLDGPPSQRIDFNRRIVDWVEQYAGRSSGPARPRLDAAHWQRRLTTLAEYHHVPGATLGILRMGSGSEDEFAEAAYGVLNKDTGVGTTTDSLFQIGSITKVWTATVVMQLVDEGLLRLDTPIAEVLPELRLSGPDIAKHVTMRHLLTHTSGIDGDVLTDTGRGDDCLEKYVALLAGVAQNHPPDATWSYCDAGFSLAGRVIEKLTGDTWDEAIRKRLFTPLGLERTVTLPEEALLHRTAVGHMTGGGTEPVRVPVWGLPRAVAPADLISSTVADVLTFARMHLAGGTARDGTRLLTEESAAAMADAQVELPAHYDRADSWGLGWSRIGWDGRRLLGHDGSTSGQVSCLRLLPDERLAVALLTNGGDTTGLYEDLFGEIFAELADVAMPPPLGPPALPVPQDVRPHLGTYERAGVRMEVLDGDDGPILRTTVTGPPAGPTPGPETEQAMVPVKENLFVVHDPERKSWAPVTFYALPTGERYLHVALRATPKED, translated from the coding sequence ATGACCTTGACCAAGCCCTCGCGCGCGGCACGCCGCCAGCGCATCGACGACCTGACCACGTTCGCCGTTCCGGAGCAGCCGGCACTGTCGCCGGACGGCAACGAGTGCCTCTACGTGCTGCGCACCTGCGACGCGGAAGCCGACCGGAACGTGCGCGCCGTCTGGCGCGTCGGCACCCGCACCGGCCGGCCGCGGCAACTGACCCACGGCACGGCCGACACCTCACCCGCGTGGTCACCGGACGGCGGACACATCGCCTTCCTGCGCTCGCGGGACGGGGCAGCGCAGATATGGCTGCTCCCCGCCGACGGCGGGGAGGCCCGGCAACTGACCACACTTCCGCTCGGGGCCGGTGCGCCCGTGTGGAGCCCGGACGGCTCGAAGATCGCCTTCGTGGCAGCGGTGGATCCGCTCGCGGCCGGCTCGGACGGCATGTCGCCCGAGGTTCGCGCGAACGCACCGCTCGTCGCGGACCGGCTCACCTATCAGGAGGACGGCGCGGGTCTGCTGGGCGCCGTACGCCGTCACCTGCACGTCCTCGACCTGGCCACCGGACGGTGCCGCCAGGTGACCGAGGGGGACTGGCATGCCAGCCATCCTGCCTGGTCACCGGATTCGAAACGGCTGGCGTTCGCCGCGGCGATGGCTCCGGACGCGGATCTGCGGGCCCGCATGCCCCTGTACGTCCTCGACGTGAGCGGCGAGCCGGCGGAGCCGGAGCCGGCCGGCCTGCCCGACGGGTTCGCCGGTCCGATCCTGTGGACGCCGGACGCAACGGCACTCCTCGTCGTGGGGACTGCCGGCGAACCGGCCGGCCACGCCCGCCTCCTGCGTGTTCCGCTCGACGGCGGCGCACCGGAAGAGCCCGCCGCCGCACTGGACCGCAACGTGATGCCGGGTGGTCCGGGCTACCCCGGGGCCCTGCCGCAGTTCGGCGACAACGGTCGCACGATCCTGTTCTGCGCCCGTGATCGCGGCTGTACCCATCTGTACGCGGTGTCCGCCGAGGGCGGCACTCCCCGTCCACTCGTCGCGGGTGCCGGGCGGAACGTCATGGGCCTGTCAGTGGCGGGTGACACGGCCGTCATGGTGCTCGGCACGCCGGCCTCGTTCGGCGAGATCGTCACCGTGGACCTCGCGACGGGTGCGGAAGCGGTCCGGACCGAACACGGGGCGGGTCTGGCCGATGTCGAACTGTTCCCGCGCGAGGAACGGGAGTTCACCGTCTCGGACGGCACGGTCGTCCAGGGCTGGCTCGTCCACGACCCGGCCGTGGAAGGTGCACGCCCGCTGCTCCTGGACATCCATGGCGGACCGCACAACGCGTGGAACGGTGCCGCCAACGAGGTGGAGCTCTACCACCAGGAACTCGTGGCGCGCGGCTGGGCCGTACTGCTGCTGAACCCCCGCGGCAGCGACGGGTACGGCGAGCGGTACTGGAACGCCGCGGTCGGTGCCTGGGGCGAGGCCGATGCGAAGGACCTCCTGGAACCCATCGACGATCTCGTGGCAGCGGGGATCGCCGACCCTGCCAGGCTGGCCGTCTCCGGCTACAGTTACGGCGGATATCTGACCTGCTACCTCACCAGCCGGGACGACCGGTTCGCGGCCGCGGTGACCGGTGGAGTGATCAGCGACCTCGTCAGCCTGACCGGCACGGCCGACGACGCCCATGTGTTCGGCCTGTCCGAACTCGGTGCTCTTCCGTGGACCGCCCCGGACCGCTACGCGGCGATGTCACCGCTGACCCGGGTCGACCAGGTCAGGACGCCGACCCTGATCCTGCACGGCACGGCGGACCTGGGCTGCCCGGTCGGCCAGGCCCAGCAGTGGCACACGGCGCTGCGGGGGCGTGGCGTACCCACCCGGCTCGTGCTCTACCCGCAGGCATCGCACCTGTTCGTCCTCGACGGGCCGCCGTCGCAGCGGATCGACTTCAACCGTCGCATCGTGGACTGGGTCGAGCAGTACGCCGGCAGGAGCTCCGGTCCCGCACGGCCCCGCCTCGACGCCGCGCACTGGCAGCGCCGGCTGACCACGCTTGCCGAGTACCACCACGTACCCGGAGCCACGCTCGGCATCCTGCGGATGGGTTCCGGCAGCGAGGACGAGTTCGCCGAAGCTGCGTACGGCGTGCTCAACAAGGACACCGGTGTCGGGACGACGACCGACTCCCTATTCCAGATCGGCTCGATCACCAAGGTCTGGACGGCGACGGTCGTCATGCAGCTCGTCGACGAGGGTCTGCTGCGCCTCGACACCCCGATCGCCGAAGTCCTGCCCGAGCTGCGGCTTTCCGGGCCGGACATCGCCAAGCACGTGACCATGCGGCATCTGCTCACGCACACGAGCGGCATCGACGGCGACGTCCTCACCGACACCGGACGAGGAGACGACTGCCTGGAGAAGTACGTGGCACTGCTGGCCGGCGTGGCGCAGAACCATCCGCCGGACGCGACCTGGTCCTACTGCGACGCCGGCTTCTCGCTGGCCGGCCGGGTGATCGAGAAGCTGACCGGCGACACGTGGGACGAGGCCATTCGGAAGCGGCTCTTCACCCCGCTGGGCCTTGAGCGTACGGTGACGCTGCCCGAGGAGGCGCTGCTGCACCGCACCGCCGTCGGCCACATGACCGGCGGCGGGACCGAGCCGGTGCGTGTACCGGTGTGGGGACTGCCGCGAGCGGTGGCGCCCGCCGACCTGATCAGCTCGACCGTCGCCGACGTGCTCACGTTCGCGCGAATGCACCTCGCCGGCGGGACGGCGCGCGATGGCACCCGGCTGCTCACCGAGGAGAGCGCCGCGGCGATGGCCGATGCCCAGGTGGAACTGCCGGCCCACTACGACCGCGCCGACTCATGGGGCCTCGGCTGGTCCCGTATCGGCTGGGACGGCCGCCGGCTCCTCGGGCACGACGGCTCGACGAGCGGACAGGTCTCCTGTCTGCGCCTGCTGCCCGACGAGCGTCTTGCGGTCGCTCTGCTCACCAACGGCGGCGACACGACGGGGCTGTACGAGGACCTGTTCGGCGAGATCTTTGCCGAGCTCGCCGACGTGGCGATGCCGCCACCGCTCGGCCCACCGGCCCTGCCCGTGCCGCAGGACGTACGACCCCATCTGGGCACGTACGAGCGGGCGGGCGTCCGGATGGAGGTGCTCGACGGGGACGACGGTCCGATCCTGCGGACGACGGTCACCGGCCCGCCGGCCGGTCCGACGCCCGGTCCGGAGACCGAGCAGGCGATGGTGCCGGTCAAGGAGAACCTGTTCGTCGTCCACGACCCCGAGAGGAAGTCCTGGGCTCCGGTGACCTTCTACGCCCTGCCGACAGGCGAGCGGTATCTGCATGTCGCCCTGCGCGCCACGCCGAAGGAAGACTGA
- a CDS encoding ABC transporter ATP-binding protein, which translates to MSTPHTAGPAAESLLEVDGLAARYPVRRGLTHVLARRTRRWVHAVDGVSLSLARGEMVALVGESGCGKTTTIQTISGMVPPSSGSIQLEGTEIAGLSERRLRPLRRRMQMIYQDPYESLDPRFRVSQTLVEPMLIHGIGGSRSDRAGRAAEALERAGLAPAGAFLDRYPHELSGGQRQRVAIAAALVLGPDLLLADEPVSMLDVSVRAGVLSLLDALRRDPGMGILMITHDLSTAAHFADRIAVMYLGRIVEQGAAQTVVRAPRHPYTRALLSVVPDRDPRKAGTPQVLTGEAPDPADVPSGCRFRTRCPVAEARCATADPHLRLPSDATDPGHEVACHLA; encoded by the coding sequence ATGAGTACGCCACACACGGCGGGGCCAGCGGCGGAATCACTGCTGGAAGTGGACGGACTGGCGGCACGCTACCCCGTGCGTCGCGGCCTGACCCACGTACTGGCACGCCGGACAAGGCGCTGGGTGCACGCAGTCGACGGAGTCAGCCTCAGCCTGGCCCGCGGCGAGATGGTCGCCCTGGTCGGCGAGTCCGGCTGCGGGAAGACCACGACCATCCAGACGATCAGCGGCATGGTCCCGCCTTCCTCCGGCTCGATCCAGCTGGAGGGAACCGAGATCGCCGGCCTGTCCGAACGGAGGTTGCGCCCCCTGCGCAGACGGATGCAGATGATCTACCAGGATCCCTACGAATCACTGGATCCACGGTTCCGGGTCAGCCAGACGCTGGTGGAACCGATGCTCATCCACGGTATCGGCGGTTCGCGGAGCGACCGGGCCGGACGTGCCGCCGAGGCCCTGGAACGGGCGGGCCTCGCGCCGGCGGGGGCCTTCCTCGACCGCTACCCGCACGAGCTGTCCGGCGGGCAGCGTCAGCGCGTGGCGATCGCCGCGGCACTGGTCCTCGGCCCTGACCTGCTGCTCGCCGACGAACCCGTGTCCATGCTCGACGTCTCGGTCCGTGCCGGAGTGCTCTCCCTCCTCGACGCGCTGCGCCGCGACCCCGGGATGGGAATCCTGATGATCACTCACGACCTCTCCACCGCAGCCCACTTCGCGGACCGCATCGCGGTCATGTACCTGGGCCGCATCGTCGAGCAGGGCGCGGCGCAGACAGTGGTCCGCGCTCCGCGTCACCCTTACACCCGGGCCCTGCTGTCGGTGGTTCCCGACCGGGACCCCCGCAAGGCCGGGACACCGCAGGTTCTGACCGGCGAGGCCCCCGACCCGGCCGACGTGCCGTCCGGCTGCCGGTTCCGCACCCGCTGCCCCGTCGCCGAAGCGCGGTGTGCGACGGCCGATCCACACCTGCGACTCCCGTCGGACGCGACGGACCCGGGCCACGAGGTCGCCTGCCATCTCGCCTGA
- a CDS encoding ABC transporter ATP-binding protein: MSLLECRDLHVWFDQKHGGRVHAVNGVSFDLDAGQRLGLVGESGCGKTTTILALMGLLPPTASVAGEVRINGTDILRGGEESVRPFRWRDIAMVFQGAMNAFNPMKTVAWQIAEPMVHHGVADRARARGRAGELLELVGIPAAAGKRYPHEFSGGMRQRAAIAMALACEPKILLADEPTTALDVMVQAQVLELLTRLCDELGLALILVTHDLPVVAQTCERAAVMYGGEIVEDGPVADLYHAARHPYTRLLFAATPDLYGEERITTIPGGPPRLDSVIAGCPFRPRCDVPMERCDSERPTLSTTGPDHRAACHRNELQGAK; this comes from the coding sequence ATGAGCCTTCTGGAGTGCAGGGACCTGCATGTCTGGTTCGACCAGAAGCACGGCGGCCGGGTACACGCGGTCAACGGGGTGAGCTTCGACCTGGACGCGGGGCAGCGGCTCGGCCTCGTGGGCGAGTCCGGGTGCGGCAAGACCACGACGATCCTGGCGCTGATGGGGCTGTTGCCGCCGACCGCCTCGGTGGCGGGCGAGGTCCGCATCAACGGCACCGACATTCTGCGCGGCGGCGAGGAATCGGTCCGCCCGTTCCGCTGGCGGGACATCGCCATGGTGTTCCAGGGCGCGATGAACGCCTTCAACCCGATGAAGACCGTCGCCTGGCAGATCGCCGAACCGATGGTCCACCACGGCGTCGCGGACCGGGCTCGGGCCCGCGGCCGCGCCGGTGAACTGCTGGAGCTGGTCGGAATCCCCGCCGCGGCCGGGAAACGCTACCCGCACGAGTTCTCCGGCGGGATGCGCCAACGCGCGGCGATCGCGATGGCCCTCGCCTGCGAGCCGAAGATCCTGCTCGCCGACGAGCCGACCACCGCGCTGGACGTGATGGTCCAGGCGCAGGTCCTGGAACTGCTGACCCGTCTCTGCGACGAGCTGGGCCTCGCGCTGATTCTGGTGACGCACGATCTGCCGGTGGTCGCCCAGACCTGTGAGCGGGCCGCCGTCATGTACGGCGGCGAGATCGTGGAGGACGGGCCGGTCGCCGATCTCTACCATGCCGCCCGCCATCCCTACACCCGGCTGCTGTTCGCCGCCACACCCGACCTCTACGGGGAGGAGCGGATCACCACGATCCCCGGGGGGCCGCCCCGGCTGGACTCCGTGATCGCCGGCTGCCCGTTCCGGCCGCGGTGCGACGTGCCGATGGAGCGGTGCGACAGTGAGCGCCCAACGCTGAGTACCACCGGCCCGGACCACCGTGCCGCCTGTCACCGCAACGAACTCCAGGGGGCGAAATGA
- a CDS encoding ABC transporter permease: MSVQISKASPGAEAVGPHPSGFLRTALREHKAAVAGLAVIVFFVVLSVIGPYISPYSATAQTCAVYAPPSAQHWLGCDDGGIDMLSELIQGGRVSLLVGFAATLISMVIGGGFGILSGYFGGWVDTSLMRITDYLLVIPDLVLAMVIAEVWGASLFHVIMVIGILEWTSTARIIRAQVMSIRERVYIKRTRGLGAGNARIIGRHILPQVGPLLVANTVLTVAVAIYLETALAFLGLQDPGVTTWGTILNNAFQRTAISSGAWWAIVPDGFVIAAVIVGCFLLGQAIEDTLNPRLKVAHLSVRRWRLRPLIGRGEDAI; encoded by the coding sequence ATGAGTGTGCAGATCAGCAAGGCGTCACCCGGCGCGGAGGCCGTCGGTCCACACCCGAGCGGTTTCCTTCGCACCGCGTTGCGTGAGCACAAGGCCGCCGTCGCGGGCCTTGCCGTCATCGTGTTCTTCGTCGTTCTGTCCGTGATCGGGCCCTACATATCGCCGTACAGCGCGACAGCGCAGACCTGCGCGGTCTACGCCCCGCCGTCGGCGCAGCACTGGCTCGGTTGTGACGACGGTGGCATCGACATGCTGTCGGAACTCATACAGGGCGGGCGTGTCTCGCTGCTGGTCGGCTTCGCCGCCACCCTGATCTCCATGGTGATCGGGGGAGGATTCGGGATCCTGTCCGGTTACTTCGGCGGCTGGGTCGATACCTCGCTGATGCGGATCACGGACTACCTGCTGGTCATTCCCGACCTGGTGCTCGCCATGGTGATCGCCGAAGTGTGGGGGGCGAGTCTGTTCCACGTGATCATGGTGATCGGCATCCTCGAGTGGACCTCCACCGCCCGCATCATCCGAGCCCAGGTCATGTCGATCCGTGAGCGTGTCTACATCAAACGCACGCGCGGACTGGGCGCCGGCAACGCCCGCATCATCGGACGGCACATCCTGCCGCAGGTCGGACCGCTCCTGGTCGCCAACACCGTGCTGACCGTGGCCGTGGCGATCTACCTGGAGACAGCACTGGCGTTCCTGGGCCTGCAGGACCCAGGCGTGACGACCTGGGGAACCATCCTGAACAACGCGTTCCAGCGCACCGCGATCAGCTCCGGAGCCTGGTGGGCGATCGTCCCGGACGGATTCGTGATCGCCGCGGTGATCGTCGGCTGCTTCCTGCTCGGCCAGGCCATCGAAGACACCCTCAACCCCCGGTTGAAGGTTGCCCATCTCTCAGTACGCCGCTGGCGGCTGCGCCCGCTGATCGGAAGAGGCGAGGACGCGATATGA
- a CDS encoding ABC transporter permease, with the protein MNRTEHLLKRAAFALTTIFVAVTTNFFLFRVLPGDAVTNLARVPHASPQLKHALTVEFGLDKSKWEQYLIYLRNLCHGDMGMSFAHRQPVRELLVADLMNTVPLVLAGTVAAIVAGVLAGVVSAWRRASAADHLSTNLAIFAYALPSQWIGLVLLILFAGVLPSGGMMNEFLFEPAPFWQHLGDIGTHAILPVVTLMLTAYGGYTLVVRSSMLEILGEDYVLTARAKGLPARRIVWRHAARNAMLPMVTLIALDLGYIVGGAVLIEVLFSWPGIGLAMYTAISQRDYPMLQGGFLILTVSVILLNFLADLVYARLDPRIQR; encoded by the coding sequence GTGAACCGCACGGAACATCTGCTGAAGAGAGCGGCGTTCGCGCTGACCACGATCTTCGTGGCGGTGACGACCAACTTCTTCCTCTTTCGCGTGCTGCCGGGTGACGCGGTGACGAACTTGGCCCGGGTGCCGCACGCCAGCCCCCAGCTCAAGCACGCGCTGACCGTGGAATTCGGGCTGGACAAATCGAAATGGGAGCAGTATCTGATCTATTTGCGCAACCTCTGCCACGGGGACATGGGCATGTCGTTCGCCCATCGGCAGCCGGTGCGCGAACTGCTGGTCGCGGACCTGATGAACACGGTGCCGTTGGTGCTGGCCGGTACCGTCGCCGCGATCGTCGCGGGCGTCCTCGCGGGAGTCGTCTCTGCCTGGCGGCGCGCGTCAGCAGCCGATCACCTGAGTACGAACCTGGCGATCTTCGCGTACGCGCTGCCCAGCCAGTGGATCGGTCTGGTGCTCCTGATCCTTTTCGCCGGCGTCCTTCCGTCGGGCGGGATGATGAACGAGTTCCTCTTCGAGCCCGCGCCGTTCTGGCAACACCTGGGTGACATCGGTACACACGCGATCCTGCCGGTCGTCACGCTGATGCTCACCGCCTACGGCGGCTACACACTGGTCGTACGCTCGTCGATGCTGGAGATCCTCGGAGAGGACTACGTCCTGACCGCGCGGGCCAAGGGCCTGCCGGCCCGGCGCATCGTCTGGAGGCATGCGGCGCGCAACGCGATGCTGCCGATGGTCACGCTGATCGCTCTGGACCTCGGATACATCGTCGGCGGCGCCGTGCTGATCGAGGTGCTCTTCAGCTGGCCCGGTATCGGCCTGGCCATGTACACCGCAATCAGCCAGCGGGACTACCCCATGCTGCAAGGCGGATTCCTGATCCTGACCGTCTCGGTGATCCTCCTGAACTTCCTCGCCGACCTGGTCTACGCCCGACTCGACCCGAGGATCCAGCGATGA